The genomic region AGTTGAAGAATTTAGTTGAAGACCGCTTGTCCCACTTGACGTGGCTTGCTCGTGCTTTGTGGTTCACCTGCAGTAGACGTATGTCAGAAAGTCCGCAGTTAACGCACTTGCCTCCGAGCAATTCGACGACCTTGGCCTTGATTGCCCAGTGCCTGGCTTTCAAATTCGCCCTGTTCCTTTCGTAGTATCTGCGGTGCTCCTCATGAGTACAATCCTCCGAGGGAGAACAATTAGGCTCCTTGTGGCATGAGCTGCAAACAGGCCTTCCGTATCGTCCCATCCTGACGGTCCATCCTGAACCATTTTTCGATTTTGGTTTGACGCCTTGGGGATGTCTTTTCATTTCACGCGCCCTTCTGAACCACTCCATATGTTCGGGATAAGGACAATTTTCCAAAGGGAGTGATGCAGCGCGAATTCTGCAGCCGATGCAGAACTTAGCATAGCCGAACGCTCGGACAGAGTATGACCAACCACCAGTCAGACCTGCGGTGGGATTTAGAACAGGCTCGCTGATTCGCTCACTTGGCCCTTTACCCTCCGATTCGTATGATGCAGAGTTCACGGAAGAATATGTAGAGTCCTCTAATAAGCGAAAACATTCACGACTTGACGAATCTCAGAGCCGCGGAATTGATGCAGTATCTTTGGTTTGTTGGCGGTGGCCCATCATCGAATATATGGCCGAGATGAGAATCGCAATGGGCACAAGTCGCCTCGATTCTTCGTGTGAAGAGGCTGTAATCGGACTTCGCCTTCACTCTGTCACCGCTCGTCGGTTGCCAGAAACTAGGCCAGCCTGTGCCGGAGTCGAATTTCGTCTCTGAGCTGAAGAGGTCGGCGCTGCAGACCACGCATTTGTAGACGCCCCGCTCGTGGTCGTCCCAGTACTCGCCTGTGAAGGGCCGCTCCGTCCCCTTGTCGACGCAGACATCATACTGCTCGCGAGTCAATCTTCGCTTCAGCTCGTCTTTGTCTACCTTCAGCATGATTCTCCTCGATGAATCGGCCATGCTGAAAAGCATATCGCGGAGCGGAGCGGGCAGTCTTGATGGCTGTCCCGTGTCCTAGCCGTCGAGCATCGGTATCTTCACGCCCTTCGTCCTCGCAGTCCTAATCGCCTCGTCGTACCCCGCGTCTGCGTGCCTGGCCACGCCCAGCCCTGGGTCGTTGGTGAGGACTGTGACCAGCCGTTTCTCGGCTGCCTCTGTCCCGTCGGCCACCACTACGAGACCCGCGTGTATCGAGTAGCCTATCCCGACCCCTCCGCCGTGATGCACCGACACCCACGTCGCTCCGGACACGGCGTTCAGGAGGGCGTTGAGCACAGGCCAGTCCGCGATTGCGTCGCTCCCGTCCTTCATCGCTTCGGTCTCCCTGTAGGGTGATGCGACCGAACCCGAGTCGAGGTGGTCCCGTCCTATCACTATGGGTGCGGAGATCTCACCAGACTTCACCATCCCGTTGATTATCTTCCCGAACTTCGCCCTCTCCCCGTAGCCCAGCCAGCAGACCCTCGCGGGGAGGCCCTGGAACTGTACCTGGTCGTGCGCCTTCTTGATCCACCTAACGAGAGACCTGTTCCCAGCGAACTCGCGCATGATGACCTCATCCGTGACATAGATGTCTTCTTTGTTTCCCGAGAGAGCGACCCATCTGAACGGGCCCCTCCCCTCGCAGAAGAGCGGCCTGATGTACTCCGGCACAAAGCCAGGGATGCGGAATGGGTTCTCGACGCCCGCTTCCTGCGCCATCTTCCTGATGTTGTTCCCGTACTCGAAGGCGACGGCCCCGCGTTCCTGGAACTTCAGCCACGCTTTGACGTGCTTCGCAATGGAGGCCATCGACCTCTTTAGGTACTCGTCAGGGTCGGAGCTCCGCAGGTCGGCCGCTTCCTCGACTGAGAGACCCTCCGGGATGTACCCAGCCAGCGGGTCGTGGGCGGCAGTCTGGTCAGTAACCACGTCCGGTTTGAAGCCCGAGTCAAGGAGCGAAGGTAGGATCTCTGCGCTGTTCCCCAGCAATGCTATGGAGAGCGGCTTGCCTTCCTTGGCAGCGCCCTTGGCGAGTGTGAGGGCCTCTCCTAGTTTGTCGGTCGTCATTTCGCAGTACCCCTTGTCAAGCCTCCGCTTGATTGCACGTTCGTCAACCTCGACGACAATCGCAACGCCGTCGTTCATGGTGACCGCGAGTGGCTGCGCACCTCCCATCTCTCCCAGGCCAGACGTCAGGACGATTCTTCCCTTCAGCGAGCCGCCGAAGTGCTTCTCGGCAACCGCAGCCAGAGTCTCGTAGGTCCCCTGCAGGATTCCCTGAGTGCCGATGTAGATCCAGCTCCCTGCGGTCATCTGCCCGAACATCGTCAGCCCCCTCTCCTCCAGCTGCCTGAAGTAGGTCCAGTCGGCCCACTTCGGGACGATCAGCGCGTTCGCAATCAGCACCCTCGGCGCCGCCATGCTGGTCCTGAAGACACCGATGGGTTTGCCCGACTGGATGATGAGCGTCTCGTCGTCCTCCAGCTTCTTCAGAGACTTCACGATCGCGTCGAAGGCGGCCCAGCTTCTTGCAGCCCGTCCCGTCCCTCCGTAGACGATTAGGTGGTCGGGGTCCTTGGCTACCTCGGGGTCGAGGTTGTTCATCAGCATCCTGAGGGCTGCCTCCTGCTGCCAGCCTTTGCAGGAGATCTCAGTCCCACGCGGAGCGCGGATGACCCGCTTCAGCATTGAGCCTCGGGACGACGAGCTTCTATAAAAGACTCGGGTGGATGCGAGGTCCGTTGAAGCCCGACCTAGTATTAGTCAACGCCGGTGAGCTGGTCACCCTCGGTGCCAACGACGAATCGTCTCTGGGCATAATCGAAGGAGGGGCGATGGTCGTTCGGGGCGGGAGGGTGGTCTGGACCGGGACGACCAAGGAGCTCAGGCGAAAGACATTCGCGAGGGCCAGGAAGACTGTCGACGCCGCAGGGATGCTGGTCACTCCCGGGTTCGTCGACCCCCACACGCACCTCGTCTTCGCCGGCAGCAGGGAGGACGAGCTGGAGAGGAAGATACGGGGCGAGAGTTACGTGAGCATACTGAACGCGGGCGGGGGCATCGTCAGGACAGTCAAGGAGACAAGGAAGGCGAGCCTTGCAAAGCTCGTCGCAGAGGCGCAGGGAAGGCTCCGGCAACTCGTCAGGAACGGAGTGACGACGGTTGAGGTGAAGACGGGGTACGGGCAGGATCTGCGGAGCGAGACGAAGCTCCTCAACGTCGTGAAGCGGCTGTCGAGGACTGAGAAGGTGGAGCTTGTTCCAACGTTCATGGGCCTCCACGCGAAACCGCCAGAGTTCGGCAGTGCCAAGGAGTACGTCGACTACGTCTTGGATGTGATGCTCCCCGCCGCGGCACGGCTGAAACCTGCCTTCGCCGACTGCTTCTGCGAGGAAGGCGTCTTCACTCGGGACGAGTGCTCCAGATACTTGCGCGCCTCGAAGGCGCTCGGCCTCAAGCTGAAGATTCATGCTGACGAGTTTGCAGACTCGAAGGGAGCGTCGCTCGCAGCTGAGACCGGGTGCGTCTCCGCCGACCACCTCGGCAATAGCGAACAGTCGGGCGTGGAGATGATGGCGAGACGGGGCGTCGTCGCCGTCCTCCTGCCGGGGACTTCGCTGTACTCCGGGATAGGCTACGCGGACGCGCGTATGATAGCGGGGGCTGGATGCAGGATTGCCCTCGGCACTGACCTCAGTCCCAATTCGTGGGTCGAGTCGCCCCAAATGGTGATGGCTTTGGCCTGCAACGCGATGAAGATGACCCCGGCAGATGCCCTGCGCGGGTTCACTGTGAACGCTGCGAAGGCGCTTGGCAGGGACGACCTCGGCCGTCTTGTCCCTGGCGCACCTGCTGACTTCGTGGTCCACGAACTTCCCGGCTACAGGTTTCTACCCTACAGGGTCGGGGGAGGCTACGTCTCCACTGTGTTCAAGGGCGGTGTCGAGGTCTACGCCTCGGCGCCCAACTGAGAGACAGGGCGTCGCAGCAGCGCGCCAGCCAGCTTCCCCACATCCTCGCTCAGCGACCTGTCGCCCGTAAGAGGCGGAGAGACTCTCTGCACAAACCTGCAGACCTTCCGGTCGAAGGGCGAAAGCTCGCCTTCGAACGAGCTGGCGTAGTT from Nitrososphaerales archaeon harbors:
- the hutI gene encoding imidazolonepropionase, with the translated sequence MKPDLVLVNAGELVTLGANDESSLGIIEGGAMVVRGGRVVWTGTTKELRRKTFARARKTVDAAGMLVTPGFVDPHTHLVFAGSREDELERKIRGESYVSILNAGGGIVRTVKETRKASLAKLVAEAQGRLRQLVRNGVTTVEVKTGYGQDLRSETKLLNVVKRLSRTEKVELVPTFMGLHAKPPEFGSAKEYVDYVLDVMLPAAARLKPAFADCFCEEGVFTRDECSRYLRASKALGLKLKIHADEFADSKGASLAAETGCVSADHLGNSEQSGVEMMARRGVVAVLLPGTSLYSGIGYADARMIAGAGCRIALGTDLSPNSWVESPQMVMALACNAMKMTPADALRGFTVNAAKALGRDDLGRLVPGAPADFVVHELPGYRFLPYRVGGGYVSTVFKGGVEVYASAPN
- the hutU gene encoding urocanate hydratase; this encodes MLKRVIRAPRGTEISCKGWQQEAALRMLMNNLDPEVAKDPDHLIVYGGTGRAARSWAAFDAIVKSLKKLEDDETLIIQSGKPIGVFRTSMAAPRVLIANALIVPKWADWTYFRQLEERGLTMFGQMTAGSWIYIGTQGILQGTYETLAAVAEKHFGGSLKGRIVLTSGLGEMGGAQPLAVTMNDGVAIVVEVDERAIKRRLDKGYCEMTTDKLGEALTLAKGAAKEGKPLSIALLGNSAEILPSLLDSGFKPDVVTDQTAAHDPLAGYIPEGLSVEEAADLRSSDPDEYLKRSMASIAKHVKAWLKFQERGAVAFEYGNNIRKMAQEAGVENPFRIPGFVPEYIRPLFCEGRGPFRWVALSGNKEDIYVTDEVIMREFAGNRSLVRWIKKAHDQVQFQGLPARVCWLGYGERAKFGKIINGMVKSGEISAPIVIGRDHLDSGSVASPYRETEAMKDGSDAIADWPVLNALLNAVSGATWVSVHHGGGVGIGYSIHAGLVVVADGTEAAEKRLVTVLTNDPGLGVARHADAGYDEAIRTARTKGVKIPMLDG
- the msrB gene encoding peptide-methionine (R)-S-oxide reductase MsrB, which gives rise to MADSSRRIMLKVDKDELKRRLTREQYDVCVDKGTERPFTGEYWDDHERGVYKCVVCSADLFSSETKFDSGTGWPSFWQPTSGDRVKAKSDYSLFTRRIEATCAHCDSHLGHIFDDGPPPTNQRYCINSAALRFVKS